In Equus quagga isolate Etosha38 chromosome 18, UCLA_HA_Equagga_1.0, whole genome shotgun sequence, the sequence CTGAATTCTGCTgcctgggaaaaagaaaagttaacgTACAAGGGACATTTATTGACATCTAATTGTTACAACTCAAACCACGGCACGGCACAAGAGTCAGTCACAGGCAGGTGAAAGGTTACACTGGGGTTGGCGCATGCGCTGTGTGCGCTGTAGCAGACGGTCGGGCTACGGCCTCGGGGCTCACATGACGTTGCACTTCCCAAGCAGCTTCTCAGCGCTCTTGGGCAGGTGGGATCTCCTGTGGGGAAGCTGGAAGCAGGCGGCGGGCTTCTTCTCGTGGCTCAGCAGCATGAGAAACAGCTCCTGCACGTTGACGCCCGTCTTGGCGGAGGTCTCCATGAAGGCGCAATTCCACTCCAACGCGCGGGCAGCGCCATCCTTCGCGGTCACCTCGCGGCGGCTCTCGTCGCATTTGTTGCCCACCAGCACGATAGGGTACTTGTGGAAGCTGCTGCCTTTGATCTCGCGGATCAGCTCGTAGAACGGCTTCAGCTCCTCCAGGGTTTGCTTCTTGGTGACCGAGTAGACCAGGATGAAGGCGTCGCCCCTGGCAATGGCGAGGCGCTGCAGGCCGGGATAGCGGTGGCCACCAGTGGTGTCAGTGATGTGCAGGACGCCCATGCTGTGGTTGCAGCCCAACACCTGGCGGTAGGTATCTTCGATGGTTGGCAGATAGATATCCCGAAAGTTGCCGCGCACCCACCTCTGCACCAGCGCGCTCTTGCCCACGCCGGCGGGGCCGAGGACCACCACGCGGTCACCTTTGCCCCTCAGCTGCGGCACGAAGGCGCGGATGACAAGCAGGGTGGGCAGAGGCCGCAGCCGCCGCATCAGCCGCTCCTTAAAGACGAAGCAGGAGTTGCCCATGGTCGGGAATTGGCGGGGAGACGCGCGCACAACGTCTCCGGCACTGAGCCAGCAGTGAGGGAAGCctggggaggaagaaggggagagtgaGATGGGAGCTCTAACCTGGAACGTTCTCCGAGGTCTGCCCTGCCAGTTGCTCCCCGGGGACGCTGGGGAGGGTGCTAACTCGCTCCCCAACTGCATCCCCGGTctgaggcagagccaggctcACTGCCCAGCCCAGGCACCCACGGCAGGCTGCGCGCGCGGGGAGGAGGGGAGTCCGCTCAGCACCTCTTCCAACGACACCTTGACCGTGCCCTTCCCGAGGGCGTCACACCCATTTTCTTTCACCCCATAAGACTCCACTCCCTAGCTACAAAATGAGAGGCTGTAATAATGGACAGTTTGCCAATCCTTAGAACATACACATCTGAGCGATGTTCCAAAACCTCTCCCCCCAATAAGCCCTTGTTACTTTCTCTCCTTCGGTATTAAAAATTATCGCCATCTCCGACACGATCCGTTACCGCGGGCGAGGGTTGGACGCCGCGGAGACCGCGATCCAGGTGCGATCACCGGGACAGCAAGGGCGCCCAGGGAGCAGCAGGGCCAGGGTGCTGGGCTCATGGCGCCAATAGAGACCTCCCATTACCTGCAGCGACTGTCCCGGGATGTCTGGGACATCACCCCTGCCGGTTCCCACCCGCAGCAGCGCATGCTGGTTCGCCCTCCACACCTCGCATTCCAGTGCCCGAAAAAGGCGGAACACAGTCTTACCTCCCTCCAAGGCGGGCAGCCGGTGTGCTGGTGGCCAATCCGCTCCTCCGATCGTGCAGTCGGAGCAGCCGCCGGAGCGCAGCCGGGCACAACCAGCGCGCTCAGAGGCTCGGGGAGAAATGCTCCAGCTGCTGGGCTCGCTCGGACTGCAGTGCCAGAGCGGGGGCGTGGGCTAGGACACTCCGCTTGCGCAGTACGCAGAGTTGGGGACCCGGCTGCGCGGGGCTGGCGAGCCCAGATGCGCCGCCCACTGTCAGTCCAGCGTCCTGCACACCAGAGGGGCTGAACCCACAGCCCGGGGTGCGGGGAGGGCCTGCGATCACAGGCACTGGTCCGTTCAGGAGGGGATGCCTACAGGATTTGCGCTTTAGTTCTGTGCAGGCCGTCTCGCAGCTACTTCAGCCCTCGCCACTTCTATGCCCTTTGCCGCCGGTGGCTTAGCCCTTCCCAAGGCTCAGCTCAGCGCCTTCACTTCGTTGCACAAGGACCAGTTAGGATCCTCGCCACCACTGGCGCCGGGCCCTGCATGGTATCTCATCCACTTTGCTCGGGAAACATTTGTCTTGCACAAAACCCA encodes:
- the DIRAS3 gene encoding GTP-binding protein Di-Ras3 — its product is MGNSCFVFKERLMRRLRPLPTLLVIRAFVPQLRGKGDRVVVLGPAGVGKSALVQRWVRGNFRDIYLPTIEDTYRQVLGCNHSMGVLHITDTTGGHRYPGLQRLAIARGDAFILVYSVTKKQTLEELKPFYELIREIKGSSFHKYPIVLVGNKCDESRREVTAKDGAARALEWNCAFMETSAKTGVNVQELFLMLLSHEKKPAACFQLPHRRSHLPKSAEKLLGKCNVM